The Cellulomonas wangleii genome includes a region encoding these proteins:
- a CDS encoding FecCD family ABC transporter permease, translating to MPVASDAPQRTSPAPTTGRRRAALVLTGALLLVLTAASLALGSRTVPLHETWTAVTAYDATNDLHLVVRELRVPRTALVLLVGVALGLSGAVLQAVTRNPLAEPGLLGVSGGAAAAIVVGIAFFGATTVAGYVWFGFAGAGAAAVAVFLLGRAHDAGTNPVRLVLAGAALSIVLAALTQLVVLNTGDRVLQALRQWMTGSFQGRGAEVVPVVAGAVLLGALVCVAVAPGLNAMSLGQDLATALGLDLRRTVVLATVAVLVLAGAATAAAGPVAFLGLAAPHAARLVVGPDQRRVLPASALAATVLLLVADVAGRLVDHPQEVGAGVMAALVGGPVFVALARRRRFVRL from the coding sequence GTGCCCGTCGCGTCCGACGCACCGCAGCGCACGAGCCCGGCGCCGACCACCGGTCGGCGCCGGGCCGCGCTGGTGCTCACGGGTGCCCTCCTGCTGGTGCTCACCGCGGCGAGCCTGGCCCTGGGGTCCCGCACCGTCCCGCTGCACGAGACGTGGACGGCGGTCACGGCGTACGACGCGACCAACGACCTGCACCTGGTCGTACGGGAGCTGCGGGTGCCGCGCACCGCGCTGGTGCTGCTGGTCGGCGTGGCCCTGGGGCTGTCGGGTGCGGTCCTGCAGGCCGTCACGCGCAACCCGTTGGCGGAGCCCGGGCTGCTGGGGGTGAGCGGCGGCGCCGCGGCCGCGATCGTCGTGGGCATCGCCTTCTTCGGTGCGACGACGGTCGCGGGCTACGTCTGGTTCGGGTTCGCCGGCGCCGGCGCCGCGGCGGTCGCCGTGTTCCTGCTGGGCCGCGCGCACGACGCCGGCACCAACCCGGTGCGGCTGGTGCTGGCCGGCGCCGCGTTGTCGATCGTCCTGGCCGCGCTGACCCAGCTCGTCGTGCTGAACACCGGCGACCGCGTGCTGCAGGCGCTGCGGCAGTGGATGACGGGGTCGTTCCAGGGTCGCGGGGCCGAGGTGGTGCCCGTGGTCGCCGGGGCCGTGCTGCTCGGCGCGCTCGTGTGCGTCGCGGTCGCGCCCGGGCTCAACGCGATGAGCCTGGGCCAGGACCTCGCGACCGCGCTCGGGCTCGACCTGCGTCGCACCGTCGTGCTCGCCACCGTCGCGGTGCTGGTGCTCGCCGGGGCGGCGACGGCAGCGGCGGGCCCGGTCGCGTTCCTCGGCCTGGCGGCACCCCACGCGGCGCGCCTCGTCGTGGGCCCCGACCAGCGGCGCGTCCTGCCGGCGTCGGCCCTGGCGGCCACGGTCCTGCTGCTGGTGGCCGACGTCGCCGGGCGCCTGGTGGACCACCCGCAGGAGGTCGGGGCCGGGGTCATGGCAGCCCTCGTCGGCGGGCCCGTGTTCGTCGCGCTGGCGCGCCGACGCAGGTTCGTGCGCCTGTGA
- the fepB gene encoding Fe2+-enterobactin ABC transporter substrate-binding protein: MKHVRPRTVLAALAATVALALSGCSASSSAAPAASAPASDATEDASWPRTVTHEQGELTLDAAPQRIVSTTPSVTGTLLAIGAPVVASAATAPGTAVADEDGFFRQWGDVARERGVEVLYPNLELDLEAIISAEPDLVVVSTSGADSVLDQYEQIAELFPTVVVNYSDKSWQDLATDLGEITGHEDGAADAIADFDAYVAEAAESLTLPDGPVSVVSYNGPTDDSAIAKETSPWAGILGDLGLEVVGAPDELDTSEQVRQDVAWVSFENLTAAITGTQVWLLSGTPDDVAELTAEPTLQNLEAVTTGQVFELGPTSFRLDYYSATALVDTVVGHLG; this comes from the coding sequence GTGAAGCACGTCCGTCCCCGCACCGTCCTGGCCGCGCTCGCGGCGACCGTCGCGCTCGCCCTGTCGGGGTGCAGCGCGTCGTCCTCCGCGGCGCCGGCCGCATCGGCGCCGGCGAGCGACGCCACCGAGGACGCGTCGTGGCCCCGCACGGTCACCCACGAGCAGGGCGAGCTCACGCTCGACGCCGCGCCGCAGCGGATCGTGTCGACGACGCCGTCGGTGACCGGCACGCTCCTGGCGATCGGCGCCCCGGTCGTGGCGAGCGCCGCGACCGCGCCGGGCACGGCCGTCGCGGACGAGGACGGGTTCTTCCGCCAGTGGGGCGACGTGGCGCGCGAGCGCGGCGTCGAGGTGCTCTACCCGAATCTCGAGCTCGACCTCGAGGCGATCATCAGCGCGGAGCCCGACCTGGTCGTGGTCTCCACCTCGGGTGCCGACTCCGTGCTCGACCAGTACGAGCAGATCGCCGAGCTGTTCCCGACGGTCGTCGTCAACTACTCGGACAAGTCGTGGCAGGACCTGGCCACCGACCTCGGGGAGATCACCGGTCACGAGGACGGCGCGGCCGACGCGATCGCCGACTTCGACGCGTACGTCGCCGAGGCGGCCGAATCCCTGACCCTGCCGGACGGTCCGGTGTCCGTCGTCTCCTACAACGGCCCCACCGACGACTCGGCGATCGCCAAGGAGACGTCCCCCTGGGCGGGCATCCTGGGTGACCTGGGCCTCGAGGTCGTCGGCGCCCCCGACGAGCTCGACACCTCGGAGCAGGTGCGCCAGGACGTCGCGTGGGTCTCCTTCGAGAACCTCACCGCGGCGATCACGGGTACGCAGGTGTGGCTGCTGTCCGGCACCCCCGACGACGTCGCCGAGCTCACCGCGGAGCCGACCCTGCAGAACCTGGAGGCGGTGACCACCGGCCAGGTGTTCGAGCTGGGTCCGACCTCGTTCCGCCTCGACTACTACAGCGCGACCGCGCTGGTGGACACGGTCGTCGGGCACCTGGGCTGA
- a CDS encoding 5-oxoprolinase subunit B/C family protein, giving the protein MSGAAGTDAPGTDARGRTPRVLPCGEDAVLVELADLDGVSALADVLRTDPPPGVVDVVPAARTVLVRGDVRRRAVWLAAVTRAAVAGPAADGPAADGPAADGPAAGDRPTGRVVDIPVVYDGPDLAQVARATGLSVEEVVARHLAGGPGGYRVAFGGFAPGFAYVVGVDPRLHVPRLATPRTRVPAGAVALAGDYTAVYPAASPGGWQLLGTTSVAMFDVGRGRDAAALLRPGDVVRFVPAPAVPRAVAAPRAAPPSAAPHAPGRTVAQDSTVAPDSTVAPDSPVAPDSPVAPPSPVAPSPPVAPHAGARAVTVLATGPLLLLQDLGRPGLAAVGVPRSGAADPDALRRANRLVGNRPSAAGLEVVLGGLVLRCTATTALALTGAPVAADLDGAAVPHGAAIRAPAGAVLRLGSPPEGLRTWVAVRGGLAVPSVLGSRSADVLSGLGPAAVRQGDVLPLGDDVDGLPEPALPDGPVPAVEVHGVEVHGVAIPGVAVPGVEGPDVEVPGHVLLPASDGPRLDHLDARGRAALWATVWDVSPASNRVAVRLAGAPLMRRAIGELPSEGLVAGAVQVPPDGQPVVFGADHPVTGGYPVVAVLTREGRARAAQLRPGQRVRLARTDVPPIHPS; this is encoded by the coding sequence GGGTCCTGCCGTGCGGTGAGGACGCGGTCCTCGTCGAGCTCGCGGACCTCGACGGGGTGTCCGCCCTCGCGGACGTGCTCCGGACCGACCCTCCGCCCGGCGTGGTCGACGTCGTGCCCGCGGCGCGCACGGTCCTCGTGCGTGGGGACGTGCGGCGTCGCGCGGTGTGGCTGGCGGCCGTGACCCGCGCCGCCGTCGCCGGACCTGCCGCTGACGGACCTGCCGCTGACGGACCTGCCGCCGACGGACCCGCCGCGGGCGACCGGCCGACCGGTCGGGTCGTCGACATCCCGGTCGTCTACGACGGGCCCGACCTGGCGCAGGTCGCCCGTGCGACGGGCCTGTCCGTCGAGGAGGTGGTGGCGCGGCACCTCGCAGGCGGTCCCGGCGGGTACCGCGTCGCGTTCGGCGGGTTCGCCCCCGGGTTCGCGTACGTGGTGGGTGTCGACCCGCGGTTGCACGTCCCACGGCTCGCGACGCCCCGCACCCGCGTGCCGGCGGGCGCGGTCGCCCTCGCGGGCGACTACACCGCGGTCTACCCGGCGGCGTCACCCGGCGGCTGGCAGCTGCTGGGCACGACGTCCGTCGCGATGTTCGACGTCGGCCGCGGGCGGGACGCGGCGGCCCTGCTGAGGCCGGGCGACGTCGTGCGGTTCGTGCCCGCGCCGGCCGTCCCGCGGGCGGTCGCGGCGCCACGCGCAGCGCCACCGTCGGCCGCACCACACGCCCCGGGCCGCACCGTCGCACAGGACAGCACCGTCGCCCCGGACAGCACCGTCGCCCCGGACAGCCCCGTCGCCCCGGACAGCCCCGTCGCCCCGCCCTCACCCGTCGCCCCGTCCCCACCCGTCGCCCCGCACGCGGGCGCGCGGGCGGTGACGGTGCTCGCCACCGGGCCGCTGCTGCTGCTGCAGGACCTCGGCAGACCGGGCCTGGCGGCGGTCGGGGTGCCGCGCTCCGGCGCCGCCGACCCGGACGCGCTGCGCCGTGCGAACCGGCTCGTCGGCAACCGGCCCTCCGCGGCGGGGCTCGAGGTCGTGCTGGGCGGCCTGGTGCTGCGGTGCACGGCGACCACGGCCCTCGCCCTGACCGGTGCGCCGGTGGCCGCGGACCTCGACGGTGCGGCGGTGCCGCACGGTGCTGCGATCCGCGCCCCCGCGGGTGCCGTGCTGCGGCTCGGGTCGCCGCCGGAGGGCCTGCGCACCTGGGTGGCGGTGCGTGGGGGCCTCGCCGTGCCGAGCGTGCTCGGGTCGCGCTCCGCCGACGTCCTGTCGGGGCTCGGGCCGGCGGCGGTGCGACAGGGGGACGTGCTGCCGCTGGGGGACGACGTCGACGGCCTGCCGGAGCCGGCGCTGCCGGACGGTCCCGTCCCTGCCGTCGAGGTCCACGGTGTCGAGGTCCACGGTGTCGCGATCCCGGGTGTCGCGGTCCCGGGCGTCGAGGGCCCTGATGTCGAGGTCCCCGGCCACGTCCTGCTCCCGGCGTCGGACGGCCCTCGGCTGGACCACCTCGACGCCCGCGGCCGCGCGGCACTGTGGGCGACGGTCTGGGACGTGTCGCCCGCGAGCAACCGGGTCGCCGTGCGGCTGGCGGGCGCGCCGCTGATGCGCCGGGCGATCGGGGAGCTGCCGTCCGAGGGCCTGGTCGCCGGGGCGGTCCAGGTGCCGCCCGACGGTCAGCCGGTGGTGTTCGGCGCGGACCACCCCGTGACCGGTGGCTACCCGGTGGTCGCCGTGCTGACGCGCGAGGGCCGGGCACGCGCGGCACAGCTGCGCCCCGGGCAGCGCGTGCGCCTGGCCAGAACTGACGTCCCGCCGATCCATCCCTCGTGA